The Athene noctua chromosome 26, bAthNoc1.hap1.1, whole genome shotgun sequence genome has a window encoding:
- the SCN4B gene encoding sodium channel regulatory subunit beta-4 isoform X2, with the protein MALNNSNVLLPCIFTTCIGFQDLVFTWYFNMTELIYHGKIKSKASEPILVERNPRVEFVGSTTGKDNNISIVLKNVEFSDAGRYTCHVKNPKEKKAQHNATIILTVVQKMVEADNTVTLIIVGIVGGLIGLLILFMLVKRVVLFIIKKTQDGKKECLVSSSGNDNTENGLAGSKAEQKAPPKA; encoded by the exons ATGGCTCTGAATAACTCCAATGTCCTGCTGCCCTGCATCTTCACCACCTGCATAGGCTTTCAGGACCTGGTCTTCACATGGTATTTCAACATGACAGAGCTG ATTTACCACGGCAAGATAAAGAGCAAAGCCTCGGAGCCCATCCTCGTGGAACGCAACCCGCGGGTTGAGTTCGTCGGCTCGACGACCGGGAAGGATAACAACATCTCCATCGTCCTGAAGAACGTGGAGTTCAGCGATGCTGGCAGGTACACCTGCCACGTCAAGAACCCCAAGGAGAAGAAGGCGCAGCACAACGCCACCATCATCCTCACGGTGGTCCAGAAGA TGGTGGAGGCAGACAACACTGTGACGCTCATCATCGTGGGCATCGTGGGGGGGCTCATCGGCCTCCTCATCCTCTTCATGCTCGTCAAGAGGGTTGTCCTGTTCATCATCAAGAAGACCCAGGATGGGAA GAAGGAGTGTCTGGTGAGCTCCTCGGGGAACGACAACACTGAGAATGGCTTGGCCGGCTCCAAGGCGGAACAAAAAGCACCACCAAAGGCATGA
- the SCN4B gene encoding sodium channel regulatory subunit beta-4 isoform X1, which produces MAPGSPAARRRAGPRLLAALLGLHVLAVAFALEVSVGKTNTVMALNNSNVLLPCIFTTCIGFQDLVFTWYFNMTELIYHGKIKSKASEPILVERNPRVEFVGSTTGKDNNISIVLKNVEFSDAGRYTCHVKNPKEKKAQHNATIILTVVQKMVEADNTVTLIIVGIVGGLIGLLILFMLVKRVVLFIIKKTQDGKKECLVSSSGNDNTENGLAGSKAEQKAPPKA; this is translated from the exons ATGGCCCCGGGctcgcccgccgcccgccgccgcgccgggccgcgccTGCTGGCAGCGCTGCTGG gTTTGCACGTCTTGGCCGTCGCCTTCGCCCTGGAGGTGTCGGTGGGGAAGACCAACACTGTGATGGCTCTGAATAACTCCAATGTCCTGCTGCCCTGCATCTTCACCACCTGCATAGGCTTTCAGGACCTGGTCTTCACATGGTATTTCAACATGACAGAGCTG ATTTACCACGGCAAGATAAAGAGCAAAGCCTCGGAGCCCATCCTCGTGGAACGCAACCCGCGGGTTGAGTTCGTCGGCTCGACGACCGGGAAGGATAACAACATCTCCATCGTCCTGAAGAACGTGGAGTTCAGCGATGCTGGCAGGTACACCTGCCACGTCAAGAACCCCAAGGAGAAGAAGGCGCAGCACAACGCCACCATCATCCTCACGGTGGTCCAGAAGA TGGTGGAGGCAGACAACACTGTGACGCTCATCATCGTGGGCATCGTGGGGGGGCTCATCGGCCTCCTCATCCTCTTCATGCTCGTCAAGAGGGTTGTCCTGTTCATCATCAAGAAGACCCAGGATGGGAA GAAGGAGTGTCTGGTGAGCTCCTCGGGGAACGACAACACTGAGAATGGCTTGGCCGGCTCCAAGGCGGAACAAAAAGCACCACCAAAGGCATGA